The sequence below is a genomic window from Microcebus murinus isolate Inina chromosome 4, M.murinus_Inina_mat1.0, whole genome shotgun sequence.
GTAGATTAAGGGGTTCATCATGGGAACTACATTGGTGTAAAAGACAGAAGAGATTTTACCCTCATCCATACTAAGAGCAGAAGATGGTTTAAGATACATAAAAGCACCTGAtccaaagaataaagaaacagcAGTTATGTGAGAACTGCAAGTGCTAAAGGCTTTGGACCTGCCCTCTTTGGAGCGGATTTTAAGGATGTTAGAAAGGATGCAAGCATAAGAAATAAAGATGGTGACACTGGGCACAATGGTGTTGAtgccaacaacaataaaaaccacCAGCTCATTAATGTAGGTGCTGGTGCAGGAGAGCTGGAGCACAGGGAGGATGTCACAGAAATAGTGGTTGATGGTGTTTGCATCACAGAAGGTCAGTCTCAGCATGCACCCAGTGTGGGCCATGGCACCAGAGAAGGCCATCAAGTATGAACCAAGCATAAGGTTGCAACACACCTTATGGGACATGGCAATGTTATACAAAAGTGGGTTACAGATGGCCACATAACGGTCATAGGCCATTGATGTCAGCACATAGCATTCAGAaatgccaaaaaaacaaaagaagaaaagctgtGTCATGCACCCCATGTAGGAGATAATATTCTTTTCTGATACAAAGTTCATCAGCAATTTAGGTGTAAACACAGAAGAATAACAGAAGTCTATGAAGGacaagttaaagagaaaaaagtacatgggggtgtgaagATGTGAGTTCAGCCTGATTAAAGTTACCAAGCCCAAATTTCCCAACACAGTGACCATATACATTGCTAGAAACAGGAAGAACAGTGGGAGCTGGAGATCTGGCTGGTCTGTCAGGCCCACCAGAATGAATTCAGTCACAAAAGAGCCATTTCCAAGAACCATTCTTCTCTAAGAGGACCTGTGGgagcagaaaaaaatacttgcattAAAGGGCAACACACCTTCCCACAGTGAGTCTGCCCACAAATGTATATGAATATCTAAAAATACCTTGACCTGTACCCACAAAATCTGCCTTTACAGAGCAGCACCAACTAACTCTACAAAGAGATGGCCAGTGCTTCCATATGCAAACAGGACTTCTGGAAATAACAAGAGATAAGGGATAAGAAGGGGTGACCAGGACAGAATTGTCCTTGGCCTCAATACAGTTGAG
It includes:
- the LOC105864532 gene encoding olfactory receptor 8B3-like, translating into MVLGNGSFVTEFILVGLTDQPDLQLPLFFLFLAMYMVTVLGNLGLVTLIRLNSHLHTPMYFFLFNLSFIDFCYSSVFTPKLLMNFVSEKNIISYMGCMTQLFFFCFFGISECYVLTSMAYDRYVAICNPLLYNIAMSHKVCCNLMLGSYLMAFSGAMAHTGCMLRLTFCDANTINHYFCDILPVLQLSCTSTYINELVVFIVVGINTIVPSVTIFISYACILSNILKIRSKEGRSKAFSTCSSHITAVSLFFGSGAFMYLKPSSALSMDEGKISSVFYTNVVPMMNPLIYCLRNKDVKLALRKTLSIRKF